From the genome of Vigna angularis cultivar LongXiaoDou No.4 chromosome 11, ASM1680809v1, whole genome shotgun sequence, one region includes:
- the LOC108333532 gene encoding uncharacterized protein LOC108333532: protein MGCCFSTPNSNQPQNEPQHPQPHRGSLQQNCRTRIPQPLEEEYVKEVLSETPISKLQQIPTFKPQMKTQLPVMQPPEVPVKKALEPEEVSLVSETCSNGESFSTTTTATTTVTEIREDEATSKRSNATRNRKRSYAVDGNRISSRERRQKSPARKPEIPVRSRPVPRRDSDQVRRLSGGGSIRRSSSPTRGGRSNIRPPMRQVPATKDAVQRNEGVSVKESLENPHVSLECFIFL, encoded by the coding sequence ATGGGTTGCTGCTTCAGCACCCCTAACTCCAACCAACCCCAAAATGAACCTCAACACCCACAACCCCACCGTGGATCCCTTCAACAAAACTGCAGAACCAGAATCCCACAACCCCTTGAAGAGGAATATGTGAAAGAGGTTCTTTCTGAAACACCCATCTCCAAACTACAACAAATTCCAACTTTTAAGCCACAGATGAAGACCCAATTGCCCGTTATGCAGCCCCCAGAAGTGCCCGTAAAAAAAGCGTTGGAACCTGAGGAAGTCTCTCTTGTGTCGGAAACATGCAGCAACGGTGAGAGtttctccaccaccaccaccgccACCACCACGGTCACGGAAATCCGAGAAGATGAAGCCACGAGCAAGAGAAGCAACGCAACTCGGAACCGGAAGCGTTCCTACGCCGTGGACGGCAATAGAATCAGCTCCAGGGAGCGGAGGCAGAAATCTCCGGCGAGAAAGCCAGAAATTCCGGTGAGGTCACGGCCGGTTCCCCGGAGAGATTCTGATCAGGTACGCCGTCTTTCCGGCGGGGGTTCCATCCGACGGTCGAGTTCACCAACGCGTGGAGGCCGGAGTAATATCCGACCGCCGATGCGACAGGTTCCGGCGACTAAAGATGCCGTGCAGAGAAACGAAGGCGTTTCGGTGAAGGAGTCATTAGAGAATCCACATGTGTCATTGGAGTGCTTTATTTTTCTGTAG